The segment CCCTTCCCAATATTAGGAGATCCCTCACAAAAGGCACTTCGGGATGACAAGCAATAAAGGAGGGTTATACCCTCCTTTAAAACATTCGATAAAGTCTTTTTGCCAAAAAAGTTAAATAACTCTATACCACAGGGATTGAGTTAAAACAACGCAAGCCCAATTCGTACTTTGAAGCAGACGCTTGCTTTAAGTCAAACTTTGTTTGCAGGATTGAGGCGCACTCTATAAGGTCTTCACTACAACCCTTTTTAAGTTCAATTTCTATTTCGTAGTACTCAGATTTTCTCCTGCCTTTTACAAAGTAAAGGTAATCAAGGTCTAATTCAAGTTCAGAATTATTCTTCTTAAGTATAATTGGATGCCTTTCATTTACAATCTCAAGAACCTCTATTAGTTCGTCATTACCCACAACTTTGTAAATGTCAGGAAAGTTCTTTTTGAGGAAACTTTTTGACAAGAAATCCTCATGGTCGAGTTCTAACTCTTTTTCTTCTCTAATGTAAATCCCGCCTTTGAAAGTTCCGTTGCTCTTCAAAGTAAGCATCTTTTTTGAGCCTTCTTCTCGCAATCTAAACGCAAGGTTGTTAAAGAGGAGTTTGAGATCATTTGTATCATAGTAGTGGCTTATAAGTTTCTTTGGGGGAAGCCTTAAAACAGTCCAACTTACAAAATCTAAGTCTGCCTCGATCTTCTCAAGAACTTTACGCGAGGCTGTTAATTTTACTTCGTACTCAATCATTTTTAACCCCCTTTCTTTCGGTTAATTTCTTTAAGATACAGGGTTCGTTTATATGCTGAATAAACTGCCTTCTCTAAAACAGTTCTGAATCCACCTTTTTCGAGTTCGTAAAGCGCTTCCGCTGTAGTCCCTCCAGGAGATGTAACCATATCCCTCAGCTCTGCTGTGTGTTTTCCTGACTGCATCGCAAAAAGCACAGAGCCAAGAGTTGTCTTATAAACAAGTTCCATTGAATCCTTTCTTGAGAAGCCAAGGTGCACCCCCGCATTCACAAGAGATTCAAGAAAAAGGAACACATACGCAGGGCCTGTCCCTGATAAGGCTGTTGCCATATCAACATAAGTCTCATTCTCAACATACATTTCGCTACCCATTGATCTGAGGATTTGCTTTACGAGTTCTTTTTCGCTTTCATCGACTTCCTTTGTTGTAGTCCACACAGTCATACCCTGCCTAATTTGTGCAGGTGTATTTGGCATACATCGAACGACTTTTTTGTGAAGAAGATTTTTTTGTAAGGTTTCTACATCAATTCCTGCCATTATTGAGATAACAAGCTGATTGTCTCTTATGTAATCCTTTATCTCGTTTGCAACATTCTCGAAAATCTGAGGCTTCACAGAGAGGACAATAACATCTCCAAATTTTACCGCCTCGATGTTTGATGTGGTTGTGTTTATTTTAAGCGCTTCTTTTACTTCCTGCGCTTTTTTCTCCCTGTGGAAACTGCCCATTATGTCTTCTCTTGAAAATATCGAACCCTCGATTATGGAGTTTATCATTGCGGTTGCCATTGTG is part of the Caldisericum sp. genome and harbors:
- a CDS encoding CYTH domain-containing protein → MIEYEVKLTASRKVLEKIEADLDFVSWTVLRLPPKKLISHYYDTNDLKLLFNNLAFRLREEGSKKMLTLKSNGTFKGGIYIREEKELELDHEDFLSKSFLKKNFPDIYKVVGNDELIEVLEIVNERHPIILKKNNSELELDLDYLYFVKGRRKSEYYEIEIELKKGCSEDLIECASILQTKFDLKQASASKYELGLRCFNSIPVV
- a CDS encoding pyrroline-5-carboxylate reductase, which translates into the protein MKISFIGTGTMATAMINSIIEGSIFSREDIMGSFHREKKAQEVKEALKINTTTSNIEAVKFGDVIVLSVKPQIFENVANEIKDYIRDNQLVISIMAGIDVETLQKNLLHKKVVRCMPNTPAQIRQGMTVWTTTKEVDESEKELVKQILRSMGSEMYVENETYVDMATALSGTGPAYVFLFLESLVNAGVHLGFSRKDSMELVYKTTLGSVLFAMQSGKHTAELRDMVTSPGGTTAEALYELEKGGFRTVLEKAVYSAYKRTLYLKEINRKKGG